The following are encoded in a window of Arthrobacter woluwensis genomic DNA:
- a CDS encoding MGMT family protein, with amino-acid sequence MRQEYIDAVRRIVAMVPRGTAVAYSDISDLLGQGGPRQIGAIMARHSEGLSWWRVLRASGEAPSGHEPEAFRRYREEGTPLRGQVEDFARTGEGRWRVDFPAARWAPREEDFLLMDALADALRRSEAEEGAGSGKNVGAP; translated from the coding sequence ATGCGGCAGGAATACATCGATGCGGTCCGGCGGATCGTGGCCATGGTGCCCCGGGGCACTGCGGTGGCGTACAGCGACATCTCCGATCTGCTCGGGCAGGGCGGTCCGCGTCAGATCGGCGCGATCATGGCGAGGCACTCGGAGGGCCTCAGCTGGTGGCGTGTGCTGCGGGCCAGCGGAGAGGCCCCGAGCGGCCATGAACCGGAGGCCTTCCGGCGGTACCGGGAGGAGGGGACTCCGCTCCGGGGCCAGGTGGAGGACTTCGCGCGGACCGGGGAGGGCCGCTGGCGAGTGGACTTCCCGGCAGCGCGCTGGGCGCCCCGTGAAGAGGACTTCCTGCTGATGGATGCCCTCGCCGATGCTCTGCGGCGGTCGGAAGCCGAGGAGGGTGCCGGGTCCGGAAAGAATGTCGGAGCACCGTGA
- a CDS encoding ATP-dependent helicase, whose translation MTEENSGRQATGARGARPTLLPPLRVAGVQPRLSADQQAAVDLPQGSGPVILWGAPGTGKSTALVEAAVRRVDAGEVDPERVLVLAPSRVAATRLRDSLTARLGRSLGTTPARSWAAYAFDVIRRAHAEGAVALDGPPRLLSGPEQDQVIKELLDGARETPGTGITWPRDLEAALPTRGFRQEVRELFDRLIEHDGGAEDLEELAEAVGRPEWLAAARFYREYRDVMDLRNAGAFDPAGIISAARSVFAGAPEFLAAERDRLQLILVDDLHESNRSVYELFLDVAQGKDVIATVCPDTAVQGFRGARPDLVSRVAEELGTDGVGTAGSGTDGRRALNLELTTSHRLTPPLAEVYRRAAARVPRGADASWARTLETTAAPTAQGSDGDAVAAENSWRKAPVTGAVFRGSGHELRFLASEIKSEHLKGKKSLEDLAVVVRNGAEVSRVQRFLLAQGIPVRVSLGETAVRDELAVRPLLDVLGVVLGELALDPERAVELLSSRVGGASSLDIRRLRQRLRHEELTAGGTRGSDELLVEALEDPDWLETMGLVARHALRIARMLAGGRKAAQERAANGETVLWAIWKASRLADPWAETALESGTAGARADRDLDAVMALFESAERFATQFPGSGAAQFYDYLTAQELPMDTLTARPPVEEAVEVLTPAGAAGREWPVVFIAGLQEGTWPNTRLRGELLGNTLLADAMEHGPAVAVQQGPGERLRAIRTDELRTFVAALSRASERLVLTAVEDEESRSSAFLELAVPGASDEVGTQAIRSLDLRSLVAELRRTAEEAHANAQPTVPEGADPRDGRTAVAQDAAQVLALLARHDVPGAHPAQWWGLSPASTEDDLVPDGGTVVVSPSKVEKASKSPLEWFVPAAGGEAHTDFARSLGTLIHAIAAELPEATLEEYRELLDRRWPELGLPEGWENDALRRRADLMLFKLAGYVASLKGTGGTGAGRSLAAVEIDFTVDLEEPLEFVPEGETTARTLHTRIRGQIDRLEVDSRGGAYVVDLKTGKSKPRKEDIIQHAQLGTYQAAINAGAFEAGVVQDASSAGQRTGVNRVVPPISRSGGAALVQLGDSTKGFTEQQQPELGPDDGWAMDLVHQAAIAMAGHAFEARHDSAGTPFGGCKTPEVCPLCHSGRQVTE comes from the coding sequence GTGACGGAAGAGAACTCAGGAAGGCAGGCCACGGGTGCCCGTGGCGCGCGTCCCACCTTGCTGCCGCCACTGCGCGTGGCGGGTGTTCAGCCGCGGCTGAGCGCGGACCAGCAGGCGGCGGTCGATCTCCCGCAGGGGAGCGGACCCGTGATCCTGTGGGGTGCGCCCGGAACCGGGAAGTCGACCGCGCTCGTGGAAGCCGCCGTGCGACGGGTGGATGCCGGCGAGGTGGACCCGGAGCGTGTCCTCGTCCTGGCTCCGAGCCGTGTGGCGGCCACTCGTCTGCGGGACTCCCTGACGGCCCGGCTGGGCAGGAGCCTCGGCACCACCCCGGCCCGGAGCTGGGCCGCCTACGCCTTCGACGTGATCCGCCGTGCCCACGCCGAGGGGGCGGTCGCCCTGGACGGCCCACCCCGCCTGCTGTCCGGACCCGAACAGGACCAGGTGATCAAGGAACTCCTGGACGGCGCGCGGGAGACTCCCGGCACCGGCATCACCTGGCCCCGCGACCTGGAAGCCGCCCTGCCCACCCGCGGTTTCCGGCAGGAGGTCCGGGAACTCTTCGACCGCCTCATCGAGCACGACGGCGGCGCGGAGGACCTGGAGGAGCTCGCCGAGGCGGTGGGGCGCCCGGAGTGGCTGGCCGCGGCACGCTTCTACCGTGAGTACCGGGATGTCATGGACCTGCGGAACGCCGGGGCCTTCGACCCCGCGGGGATCATCTCCGCCGCGCGATCGGTGTTCGCCGGGGCGCCGGAATTCCTGGCCGCCGAGCGGGACCGCCTCCAGCTGATCCTGGTGGATGATCTGCACGAGTCCAACCGCTCGGTGTACGAGCTCTTCCTCGACGTCGCGCAGGGGAAGGACGTCATCGCGACGGTCTGCCCGGACACCGCGGTCCAGGGATTCCGTGGCGCGCGCCCGGACCTGGTGTCCCGGGTCGCGGAGGAGCTCGGCACGGACGGAGTGGGCACGGCTGGATCCGGCACGGACGGGCGGCGCGCCCTGAACCTGGAGCTCACCACCTCGCACCGGCTGACCCCGCCCCTGGCCGAGGTGTACCGGCGTGCCGCCGCCCGGGTGCCCCGCGGTGCGGACGCCTCCTGGGCGCGCACGCTGGAGACCACGGCGGCGCCCACGGCCCAAGGAAGCGATGGCGACGCCGTCGCAGCTGAGAATTCCTGGCGGAAGGCGCCCGTCACCGGCGCGGTGTTCCGTGGGAGCGGACACGAACTGCGGTTCCTCGCCTCGGAGATCAAGTCCGAACACCTCAAGGGGAAGAAGAGCCTTGAGGACCTCGCCGTGGTGGTCCGCAACGGTGCGGAAGTCTCACGGGTGCAACGCTTCCTCCTGGCCCAGGGGATCCCCGTGCGGGTGTCTCTCGGGGAGACGGCCGTCCGTGACGAACTGGCGGTTCGGCCTTTGCTGGACGTCCTGGGCGTGGTCCTGGGAGAGCTCGCCCTGGACCCTGAACGAGCCGTGGAACTCCTGTCCTCGCGGGTCGGCGGGGCCTCGAGCCTGGACATCCGGCGCCTGCGGCAGCGTCTGCGTCATGAAGAACTGACCGCCGGCGGAACGCGGGGCAGCGATGAGCTGCTCGTGGAGGCTCTGGAGGATCCGGACTGGCTCGAGACGATGGGACTCGTGGCCCGTCACGCCCTGAGGATCGCCCGGATGCTGGCGGGCGGCAGGAAAGCGGCGCAGGAGCGGGCGGCCAACGGGGAGACCGTGCTGTGGGCCATCTGGAAGGCCTCCCGCCTTGCCGACCCGTGGGCGGAGACCGCCCTTGAATCCGGCACGGCCGGCGCACGCGCTGATCGCGACCTGGACGCCGTGATGGCTCTGTTCGAAAGCGCGGAGCGCTTCGCCACCCAGTTCCCCGGGTCGGGTGCGGCGCAGTTCTACGACTACCTGACCGCGCAGGAGCTCCCCATGGACACGCTCACCGCCCGCCCGCCCGTGGAGGAAGCGGTGGAGGTCCTGACTCCGGCCGGCGCCGCGGGACGCGAGTGGCCGGTGGTCTTCATCGCCGGGCTTCAGGAGGGGACCTGGCCGAACACCAGGCTGCGCGGTGAGCTCCTGGGCAACACCTTGCTCGCCGACGCGATGGAACACGGTCCTGCGGTCGCCGTGCAGCAGGGTCCCGGCGAGCGGCTCCGTGCCATCCGCACCGATGAGCTCCGGACCTTCGTGGCGGCACTCAGCAGGGCCTCCGAGCGGCTCGTGCTGACCGCGGTGGAGGACGAGGAATCCCGCTCCTCGGCGTTCCTGGAGCTGGCCGTCCCCGGGGCCTCGGACGAGGTGGGGACTCAGGCCATCCGTTCCCTGGATCTCCGCTCGCTGGTCGCCGAGCTGCGGCGCACGGCGGAGGAAGCGCACGCGAACGCGCAGCCCACCGTGCCGGAGGGCGCGGATCCTCGGGACGGGCGCACCGCCGTCGCGCAGGACGCTGCCCAGGTGCTCGCGCTCCTCGCCCGGCATGACGTCCCGGGAGCGCACCCCGCACAGTGGTGGGGCCTGTCTCCGGCCAGCACCGAGGACGATCTCGTTCCGGACGGCGGGACCGTGGTGGTCTCGCCGTCGAAGGTGGAGAAGGCCAGCAAATCGCCGCTCGAGTGGTTCGTCCCGGCCGCCGGCGGAGAGGCGCACACGGACTTCGCCAGGAGCCTGGGAACGCTCATCCATGCCATCGCCGCGGAGCTGCCGGAGGCCACTCTCGAGGAGTATCGGGAGCTGCTGGACCGACGCTGGCCGGAACTGGGGCTGCCGGAAGGCTGGGAGAACGACGCCCTCCGCCGGCGTGCGGATCTGATGCTCTTCAAGCTCGCCGGTTACGTCGCATCCCTGAAGGGCACAGGAGGCACGGGCGCAGGACGGTCCCTCGCAGCGGTGGAGATTGATTTCACCGTGGACCTGGAGGAGCCACTGGAGTTCGTGCCGGAGGGGGAGACCACGGCCCGAACGCTGCATACCAGGATCCGGGGCCAGATCGACCGCTTGGAGGTGGACTCGCGGGGCGGCGCCTACGTGGTCGACCTGAAGACCGGCAAGTCCAAACCGCGGAAGGAGGACATCATTCAGCACGCCCAGCTCGGCACGTATCAGGCGGCCATCAACGCCGGCGCGTTCGAAGCGGGTGTCGTCCAGGATGCCTCCTCCGCTGGCCAGAGGACCGGCGTGAACCGGGTGGTCCCGCCCATCTCCCGGAGCGGCGGCGCGGCGCTGGTCCAGCTCGGTGACAGCACCAAGGGGTTCACCGAACAGCAGCAGCCGGAGCTGGGTCCGGACGACGGATGGGCGATGGATCTCGTCCACCAGGCGGCCATCGCCATGGCCGGTCACGCATTCGAAGCCCGGCACGATTCGGCGGGGACACCCTTCGGCGGCTGCAAGACCCCGGAGGTCTGCCCGCTGTGCCACTCGGGAAGGCAAGTCACGGAATGA
- a CDS encoding ATP-dependent helicase, whose translation MTETTSAIISPEDLAALLGGNTPTEEQSRIISAPLEPLLVIAGAGSGKTATMTDRVVWLVANGLVRPEEVLGVTFTRKAAGELAHRVRKALQQFAQVNQRLGIAPVELAVDELHEPRVSTYHSYANSLVSDFGLRLGIERDVTLMGPAQAWQLASQVVESYDGPMEYVEAAKSSLVNGVLKLAGECAEHLRPAVPGALAGSSQRVSVEEWVADLLAHYEALPPKVTGRAADTAARALQTKFRTRVALARMVGRYADAKRQRGLLDYGDLVALAATIAQDVPQARQLERDRSKVVILDEFQDTSHAQMVLFSELFGDGHAVTAVGDPNQSIYGFRGASAGQLFRFTEAFPRRRPDGGLEPSGTDYLTTAWRNGERILEVANRVAGPLSSRAAGTESVPELRPRPGAPAGAVVLARFADQYREAAALADDVLALRSQGQPARTMAVLCRKRSQMLPVQDALELRGIPYEVIGLGGLLETPEIMDLTATLHVLADPGRSDKLMRLMAGARWRIGPADLMTLQEWSSQLARRRSARIREDAEELDDDSALTPDPVDDSSLIEGLDFLPRPGWVSPAGRSLSPLGQQRLERLSEELRRLRGHLGHELVDLIAEVERAMLLDIEVEARAGRSLHSARRNLEAFTDQVLQFNRSNERVDLLAFLSWLEAAAREENGLAAAPPEPDPEAVQILTVHASKGLEWDAVFVPGLNTKDFPSERAAHWDTEIDTLPWPLRGDHASLPLWDTTEAGQAEWTRSAKVFAEEAKAHAVREERRLAYVAYTRAKDLLWVSSHAYATAGALRPMSDFLAELLPLAEDDELAEVQLHGLSVGEEDIPDTNPLTAQTRRSPWPYDPLEGPVDGDTGQRRSLVPGRRAALEASAHAVLAALEPGPESRTGGPGTAAEGRDGKSPVRTAQGEIWWEDAELLLAAQQRQPRRHEVRLPAHISASTLVELGTDSEAVARRLRRPVPREPGQAARKGTVFHAWVEEFFGQAGMLDLDEPLSEDSAFDTALGLDELVSRFKDSEWAQRTPAYLEAPVETSVGPLVVRGRIDAVFRDADGGWDLVDWKTGRVPRDAQDLARKSVQLAVYRLAWSRLRGVPLDMVRAAFYYVADGQEIRPHDLAGAEELERIVSDALRPKPGASPSDQPVSSRA comes from the coding sequence ATGACTGAAACCACGTCGGCGATCATCTCGCCGGAGGACCTGGCCGCGCTGCTCGGCGGCAACACTCCCACGGAGGAGCAGTCCCGCATCATCTCCGCACCCCTCGAGCCACTGCTGGTGATCGCGGGCGCGGGGTCGGGAAAGACCGCCACCATGACCGACCGGGTGGTGTGGCTCGTCGCCAATGGTCTGGTCCGTCCCGAAGAGGTTCTCGGGGTCACGTTCACCCGCAAAGCCGCGGGTGAACTCGCTCATCGGGTCCGGAAGGCCCTCCAGCAGTTCGCCCAGGTCAATCAGCGTCTCGGTATCGCCCCCGTGGAACTGGCCGTGGACGAGCTGCACGAACCACGGGTCTCCACCTACCACTCGTACGCGAATTCTCTCGTCTCCGATTTCGGCCTGCGCCTCGGGATCGAGCGTGACGTCACGCTCATGGGTCCGGCCCAGGCCTGGCAGCTCGCCAGCCAGGTGGTGGAGAGCTACGACGGCCCGATGGAATACGTCGAGGCAGCGAAGTCGAGCCTGGTCAACGGGGTTCTGAAGCTCGCGGGCGAGTGTGCCGAGCACCTCCGTCCTGCGGTGCCCGGTGCGCTGGCCGGCTCCTCGCAGCGTGTCAGCGTGGAGGAGTGGGTCGCAGACCTGCTCGCGCACTACGAGGCCCTGCCTCCTAAAGTGACCGGCCGGGCCGCCGACACCGCGGCGAGGGCTCTCCAGACGAAGTTCCGCACCCGGGTGGCCCTGGCCCGCATGGTGGGCCGTTACGCGGACGCCAAGCGGCAGCGCGGCCTTCTGGACTACGGCGATCTGGTGGCCTTGGCCGCGACGATCGCCCAGGATGTCCCGCAGGCCCGGCAGCTCGAGCGGGACCGCAGCAAAGTGGTCATTCTGGACGAGTTCCAGGACACCTCGCACGCCCAGATGGTGCTCTTCTCGGAACTGTTCGGCGACGGCCACGCCGTCACCGCCGTCGGCGATCCGAATCAGTCGATCTACGGCTTCCGCGGCGCCTCCGCGGGCCAGCTCTTCCGCTTCACCGAGGCGTTCCCGCGACGGCGGCCCGACGGCGGTCTGGAACCGTCCGGAACGGACTACCTCACCACCGCCTGGCGCAATGGCGAACGGATCCTGGAAGTCGCGAATCGTGTGGCCGGACCGCTCTCGTCCCGTGCTGCCGGGACCGAGAGCGTCCCCGAGCTCCGGCCACGCCCGGGTGCGCCGGCAGGCGCCGTCGTCCTGGCGCGCTTCGCGGACCAGTACCGTGAGGCGGCGGCGCTCGCCGACGATGTGCTCGCCCTCCGGTCTCAGGGCCAGCCCGCCCGCACGATGGCGGTGCTGTGCCGCAAGCGGTCACAGATGTTGCCGGTCCAGGATGCCCTGGAGCTGCGCGGGATCCCGTATGAGGTCATCGGCCTGGGCGGACTGCTGGAGACGCCGGAGATCATGGATCTCACGGCCACCCTGCATGTTCTGGCCGATCCAGGGCGGTCGGACAAGCTGATGCGTCTCATGGCGGGAGCCCGTTGGAGGATCGGCCCCGCGGACCTCATGACCCTTCAGGAGTGGTCGTCCCAACTGGCCCGTCGCCGGTCCGCCCGGATCCGGGAAGACGCTGAAGAACTGGATGACGACAGCGCGCTGACCCCTGACCCGGTGGACGACTCGAGTCTGATCGAGGGACTCGACTTCCTGCCCAGACCCGGCTGGGTGTCGCCGGCCGGGCGGTCGCTCAGTCCGCTCGGTCAGCAGAGGCTCGAACGGCTCTCCGAAGAACTCCGCCGGCTCCGCGGCCACCTGGGTCATGAACTGGTGGACCTGATCGCCGAAGTCGAGCGGGCGATGCTCCTCGACATCGAAGTGGAAGCGCGTGCTGGGAGGAGCCTGCATTCCGCGCGCCGGAATCTGGAGGCTTTCACGGACCAGGTGCTCCAGTTCAACCGCAGCAATGAACGGGTGGACCTGCTGGCCTTCCTCTCCTGGCTCGAGGCCGCGGCGCGTGAGGAGAACGGGCTGGCGGCAGCGCCCCCGGAACCCGATCCCGAAGCCGTGCAGATCCTGACCGTTCACGCGTCCAAGGGTCTGGAATGGGACGCGGTGTTCGTGCCAGGCCTCAACACCAAGGACTTCCCCTCGGAGCGGGCCGCGCATTGGGACACCGAGATCGACACCCTGCCGTGGCCGTTGCGCGGCGATCATGCGAGTCTGCCCTTGTGGGACACCACGGAGGCGGGTCAGGCCGAGTGGACCCGCAGCGCGAAGGTGTTCGCCGAAGAGGCGAAGGCCCACGCAGTCCGCGAGGAACGGCGGCTCGCCTATGTCGCGTACACCCGGGCGAAGGACCTGCTCTGGGTGTCCAGTCATGCCTACGCCACGGCCGGGGCTCTCCGGCCGATGTCGGACTTCCTGGCAGAGCTGCTGCCCCTGGCCGAGGACGACGAGCTCGCTGAAGTCCAGCTTCACGGCCTCAGCGTGGGGGAGGAGGACATCCCGGACACGAACCCCTTGACCGCGCAGACCCGGCGATCCCCGTGGCCGTACGACCCCCTGGAAGGCCCGGTCGACGGCGACACCGGGCAGCGCAGGAGCCTGGTGCCCGGGCGGCGCGCGGCCCTGGAAGCATCCGCTCACGCCGTGCTCGCCGCTCTGGAGCCGGGTCCGGAAAGCCGGACCGGTGGACCCGGCACTGCGGCGGAAGGCCGCGACGGGAAGAGCCCCGTCCGCACGGCGCAGGGTGAGATCTGGTGGGAGGACGCCGAACTCCTGCTCGCGGCCCAGCAGCGGCAGCCCCGGAGGCACGAAGTCCGCCTGCCCGCCCACATCTCGGCATCCACTCTGGTGGAGCTCGGGACGGACTCCGAGGCGGTCGCCCGCCGGCTCCGGCGTCCCGTTCCCCGGGAGCCGGGTCAGGCCGCCCGGAAGGGCACCGTGTTCCATGCTTGGGTGGAGGAGTTCTTCGGTCAGGCCGGAATGCTGGATCTCGACGAGCCGCTGAGTGAGGATTCCGCCTTCGACACCGCGCTGGGACTGGATGAGCTGGTGTCCCGGTTCAAGGACTCGGAGTGGGCACAGCGGACTCCGGCGTATCTGGAGGCGCCCGTCGAAACCTCGGTGGGACCCCTGGTGGTCCGTGGACGGATCGACGCTGTGTTCCGCGATGCCGACGGCGGCTGGGACCTCGTCGACTGGAAGACCGGAAGGGTCCCGCGAGACGCCCAGGACCTGGCGCGGAAGTCGGTGCAGCTCGCCGTCTACCGCCTGGCATGGTCCCGATTGCGGGGGGTCCCCCTGGACATGGTCCGGGCAGCGTTCTACTACGTCGCCGACGGGCAGGAGATCAGGCCCCACGACCTGGCGGGAGCGGAAGAACTCGAGAGGATCGTCAGCGACGCGCTCCGGCCGAAGCCGGGCGCGTCACCGTCCGATCAGCCGGTCAGCTCTCGTGCTTGA
- a CDS encoding phosphotransferase, with amino-acid sequence MKRSPLELAALAAAAVPGLSPTAVRADLDDPSDFDAVLLFGEDDQRWRVRSPRHEEASARLESEFAILRAFPAGLRAELPFRIPTVLGCVRRGPLSTFVYTHVAGQSLQLDQLERSGDAAAKEVASVLAAIHALPQDVVDRADLPRYSANEFRQRRLNELDQAATSGKIPAELLLRWEHALEDVTLWRFNASVVHGDLHEDNLLFDDGKVTAVTGWTDLHIGDPADDFAWLVASHDSAFVDAVLHHYRDALPGPAGQDPDPHLLRRAALSAEFALAQYLMKGLAKNDATVIAEAETMLSDLASDIRESEAAARELEEAEEAAAEAEAAEEHERLAYERPAQDRPSQDRETNGPTPTTGPGAKVTVTSLSAASGGESVNAADGGSDDDVAEGNSPRLSVVPTPSGSPADHAADGSSDAAGADGDADVASVQDSEGSPETDAVAGSETANSAADENASSPSSEHEGEPGASQAGVETTALPVIKHES; translated from the coding sequence GTGAAGCGCTCCCCCCTCGAACTGGCGGCCCTGGCCGCCGCTGCAGTGCCTGGACTCTCCCCCACCGCCGTCCGGGCCGATCTTGACGACCCCTCGGACTTCGACGCCGTGCTCCTCTTCGGCGAGGACGACCAGCGCTGGCGCGTCCGTTCGCCCCGCCACGAAGAAGCCAGTGCGCGGCTCGAGAGCGAGTTCGCCATTCTCCGGGCTTTCCCGGCCGGCCTGCGTGCCGAGCTGCCGTTCCGGATCCCCACCGTGCTCGGCTGCGTCCGTCGCGGGCCGCTGAGCACCTTCGTGTACACCCATGTCGCCGGGCAGTCGCTCCAGCTGGATCAGCTGGAACGGTCCGGGGATGCGGCGGCGAAGGAGGTGGCCTCCGTGCTCGCGGCCATCCACGCCCTGCCGCAGGACGTGGTGGACCGCGCGGACCTCCCCCGCTACAGCGCCAATGAGTTCCGGCAGCGCCGCCTGAACGAACTGGACCAGGCCGCCACCAGCGGAAAGATCCCCGCCGAACTTCTGCTCCGCTGGGAGCACGCGCTGGAGGACGTGACGCTGTGGCGTTTCAACGCCTCCGTCGTGCACGGCGACCTGCACGAGGACAACCTCCTGTTCGACGACGGCAAAGTCACCGCCGTGACCGGCTGGACCGATCTGCACATCGGCGACCCGGCGGACGACTTCGCCTGGCTCGTCGCCTCCCACGACTCCGCCTTCGTGGACGCCGTGCTGCATCACTACCGCGACGCGCTGCCCGGCCCCGCCGGGCAGGACCCGGACCCCCATCTGCTCCGCCGTGCCGCGCTCTCCGCGGAATTCGCCTTGGCGCAGTACCTCATGAAGGGTCTGGCCAAGAACGACGCCACGGTGATCGCCGAGGCGGAGACCATGCTGTCCGACCTCGCCTCCGATATCCGGGAGAGCGAAGCAGCCGCCCGTGAACTCGAGGAGGCGGAGGAGGCGGCCGCCGAGGCGGAAGCCGCCGAGGAGCACGAACGCCTGGCGTACGAGCGACCGGCACAGGATCGCCCGTCGCAGGATCGGGAAACGAACGGCCCCACCCCCACGACCGGGCCGGGCGCCAAGGTCACCGTGACCTCGCTGTCCGCCGCGTCTGGAGGGGAATCGGTGAACGCCGCCGATGGCGGGTCGGATGACGACGTCGCCGAGGGGAACTCCCCCCGCCTTTCCGTGGTGCCCACTCCGTCCGGCTCCCCGGCCGACCACGCTGCCGATGGCAGTTCCGATGCCGCCGGCGCTGACGGTGACGCCGACGTCGCCTCGGTCCAGGACTCCGAGGGTTCCCCGGAGACCGATGCCGTGGCCGGTTCGGAGACGGCGAACAGCGCAGCCGACGAGAACGCGTCTTCCCCGTCGTCCGAGCACGAGGGGGAACCGGGCGCCTCGCAGGCCGGAGTCGAGACCACGGCCCTGCCGGTCATCAAGCACGAGAGCTGA
- the nudC gene encoding NAD(+) diphosphatase, producing the protein MHSPGLSTTSAGLLSPTVLGTPPALMDRVSGERAGAGALAALREDPATRYLLLAQRSTPVVSGEDTQRLVFLSPAEVDSLGPVRVLQEIHLGRVRPPHDDDAGPAPAPGDGALPAGTAVVALVLSEPLAADHPALPAGTVWRGYRESGAWLSALESELFIEAQAIAGWHEGHGFCPRCGTPTETEQSGWVRRCPRENVEIFPRMDPAIIVSVVGPDGRILLGGGGPADGKGHSVLAGFVDPGESLEQAVVRELGEEVAVEVDAVQYLGSQSWPFPASLMLGFTARTRSSDARPDGVEVTHARWFTREELQEAVLAGTVIIPSRLSIARNLIEHWYGGDVLEPPAPPVSVRT; encoded by the coding sequence ATGCATTCCCCAGGGCTTTCCACCACTTCCGCAGGTCTGCTCTCACCGACGGTTCTCGGGACGCCCCCGGCCCTCATGGACCGCGTTTCGGGGGAACGAGCCGGTGCTGGAGCTCTGGCGGCGCTCCGCGAAGACCCCGCCACGCGGTACCTTCTTCTGGCCCAGCGCAGCACCCCGGTGGTCTCCGGCGAGGACACACAGCGTCTCGTCTTCCTCTCGCCCGCCGAGGTCGACTCCCTGGGTCCGGTCCGCGTTCTGCAGGAGATCCACCTGGGCCGTGTGCGCCCTCCGCACGACGACGACGCCGGCCCGGCCCCCGCGCCCGGCGACGGTGCGCTGCCGGCGGGCACCGCCGTCGTCGCCCTGGTGCTGAGCGAACCGCTCGCGGCAGATCACCCCGCACTTCCCGCGGGCACCGTGTGGCGTGGCTACCGCGAGAGCGGCGCGTGGCTCTCCGCTCTGGAGTCAGAGCTGTTCATCGAGGCCCAGGCGATCGCGGGGTGGCACGAGGGCCACGGGTTCTGCCCGCGCTGCGGGACGCCGACGGAGACCGAGCAGAGCGGCTGGGTGCGGCGCTGTCCCCGGGAGAACGTGGAGATATTCCCGCGGATGGATCCCGCCATCATCGTCAGTGTGGTGGGACCGGACGGCCGGATCCTGCTGGGCGGTGGCGGACCGGCGGACGGCAAAGGTCATTCGGTCCTGGCGGGCTTCGTCGACCCAGGGGAGTCCCTGGAACAGGCGGTCGTCCGCGAGCTGGGGGAGGAAGTCGCGGTCGAGGTGGACGCGGTCCAGTACCTCGGATCGCAGTCCTGGCCCTTCCCCGCGTCCCTCATGCTGGGGTTCACCGCGCGGACCCGGAGCAGCGACGCCCGGCCGGACGGCGTCGAGGTCACGCATGCCCGCTGGTTCACCCGTGAAGAGCTGCAGGAGGCCGTCCTGGCCGGCACGGTGATCATTCCGAGCCGCTTGTCGATCGCGAGGAATCTGATCGAACATTGGTACGGCGGTGACGTGCTGGAACCTCCGGCGCCGCCGGTGAGCGTAAGGACCTGA